In Acanthopagrus latus isolate v.2019 chromosome 17, fAcaLat1.1, whole genome shotgun sequence, the following are encoded in one genomic region:
- the LOC119005884 gene encoding serum amyloid P-component-like isoform X1, with protein sequence MAALAVKCFQASLFYMEKLLLLMVMFATCCATPKDLSGKVFVFPRESNRDHVKLLTSQNKFSFLTTCLRFQTDLTRNYGLFSLATPTHSNDFVLFKTSSADVMRMHARDGGSDFLSLSFSPGTWHSMCATWRSDNGLAQLWVNGKATIKRFIQTGAITGAPITILGQEQDSYGGGFDATQSFIGMISKVHMWNYVLTATDIKRYMDGQHITPGNVFNWGSLDYEITGQVLVEEESEVM encoded by the exons ATGGCAGCACTGgcagtaaaatgttttcaagcCAGCCTATTCTAC ATGGAGAAACTCTTACTTCTGATGGTGATGTTTGCAACATGCTGCGCCACACCAAAAG ATCTGTCGGGCAAAGTGTTTGTCTTTCCCAGAGAGAGCAACAGGGATCATGTGAAACTGCTGACATCTCAGAACAAATTCAGCTTTCTGACCACCTGTCTCAG ATTCCAGACGGATCTCACCAGGAACTACGGGCTCTTCTCTTTGGCTACTCCCACACACAGCAATGACTTTGTGCTCTTTAAGACCAGTTCAGCAGATGTGATGAGGATGCACGCTCGGGACGGGGGCTCGGACTTCTTGTCGCTGTCATTTTCACCTGGCACCTGGCACTCCATGTGTGCCACCTGGCGCTCCGACAATGGGTTGGCTCAGCTCTGGGTGAACGGCAAAGCGACCATCAAGAGATTCATCCAGACTGGCGCCATCACTGGAGCACCAATCACCATCCTGGGCCAAGAGCAGGACTCCTACGGCGGGGGTTTTGATGCAACTCAATCCTTCATTGGTATGATTTCCAAAGTCCACATGTGGAACTACGTCCTGACGGCCACTGACATCAAGCGCTACATGGACGGTCAACATATCACTCCGGGCAATGTGTTCAACTGGGGAAGCCTGGACTATGAAATCACTGGGCAGGTTTTAGTGGAGGAAGAGTCTGAAGTGATGTAA
- the LOC119005883 gene encoding 26S proteasome non-ATPase regulatory subunit 4-like, giving the protein MVLESTMVCVDNSEYMRNGDFLPTRLQAQQDAVNIVCHSKTRSNPENNVGLITMANNCEVLTTLTPDTGRILSKLHAVQPIGNICFCTGIRVAHLALKHRQGKNHKMRIIAFVGSPVEDNEKELVKMAKRLKKEKVNVDVINFGEEEMNTEKLTAFINTLNGKEGAGSHLVTVPPGPSLADALLSSPILAGEGGAVLGLGASDFEFGVDPSADPELALALRVSMEEQRQRQEDEARRAAVASAAEAGISSPAADESEDALLKMSVPITDASTPALPDFSRMTEDEQIAYALQMSMQGAGADFGAEDMDTGADMDSSKTKDEEDYDVMQDSDFLQSVLENLPGVDPNNEAIRNAMGSLASQTGSKPDAKKDEEKKK; this is encoded by the exons ATGGTGCTTGAAAGTACTATGGTCTG TGTGGACAATAGTGAGTACATGCGCAATGGAGACTTTTTGCCCACCAGACTGCAGGCCCAGCAGGATGCAGTTAACATTGTTTGTCACTCCAAGACCCGCAGCAATCCCGAGAACAATGTGGGCCTCATCACAATGGCAAA CAACTGTGAGGTGCTGACCACGCTGACTCCAGACACGGGCAGGATACTGTCCAAGCTGCATGCTGTGCAGCCTATTGGAAACATCTGCTTCTGCACCGGCATCAGGGTGGCACAT ttgGCACTGAAGCACAGACAGGGCAAAAACCACAAGATGCGCATTATTGCATTTGTTGGCAGCCCAGTGGAGGACAACGAAAAAGAG CTGGTTAAAATGGCAAAGCGCCTAAAGAAGGAAAAGGTCAACGTTGATGTCATTAACTTTGGAGAGGAg GAGATGAACACAGAGAAGCTGACTGCCTTCATCAACACACTGAATGGCAAAGAGGGCGCAGGCTCCCACCTGGTCACAGTACCTCCAGGCCCAAGTCTGGCTGATGCCCTGCTGTCCTCACCCATCCTGGCAGGAGAGGGAGGTGCAGTGTTGGGCCTGGGTGCCAGTGACTTTGAGTTTGGAGTCGATCCCAGCGCAGACCCTGAGCTGGCCTTG GCTCTACGGGTGTCTATGGAGGAGCAGAGACAACGACAGGAGGATGAAGCTCGCAGAGCCGCTGTTGCATCAGCTGCTGAAGCTGGCATTTCCTCCCCTGCTGCAGATG AGTCTGAGGATGCCCTGCTGAAGATGTCTGTTCCCATTACAGACGCATCCACACCTGCTCTACCAGACTTCAGCCGCATGACAGAGGATGAACAGATCGCCTACGCTCTGCAGATGTCCATGCAGGGAGCTGGAGCAG ACTTTGGTGCTGAGGACATGGACACAGGAGCTGACATGGACTCCAGTAAGACTAAG GACGAAGAGGACTACGATGTCATGCAGGACTCAGATTTCCTCCAGAGCGTCCTGGAAAACCTTCCAGGAGTCGACCCCAACAATGAGGCCATCCGCAACGCCATGGGCTCTCTGGCTTCCCAGACGGGCTCGAAACCAGACGCCAAGAaggatgaggagaaaaagaaatga
- the LOC119005884 gene encoding serum amyloid P-component-like isoform X2: MEKLLLLMVMFATCCATPKDLSGKVFVFPRESNRDHVKLLTSQNKFSFLTTCLRFQTDLTRNYGLFSLATPTHSNDFVLFKTSSADVMRMHARDGGSDFLSLSFSPGTWHSMCATWRSDNGLAQLWVNGKATIKRFIQTGAITGAPITILGQEQDSYGGGFDATQSFIGMISKVHMWNYVLTATDIKRYMDGQHITPGNVFNWGSLDYEITGQVLVEEESEVM; this comes from the exons ATGGAGAAACTCTTACTTCTGATGGTGATGTTTGCAACATGCTGCGCCACACCAAAAG ATCTGTCGGGCAAAGTGTTTGTCTTTCCCAGAGAGAGCAACAGGGATCATGTGAAACTGCTGACATCTCAGAACAAATTCAGCTTTCTGACCACCTGTCTCAG ATTCCAGACGGATCTCACCAGGAACTACGGGCTCTTCTCTTTGGCTACTCCCACACACAGCAATGACTTTGTGCTCTTTAAGACCAGTTCAGCAGATGTGATGAGGATGCACGCTCGGGACGGGGGCTCGGACTTCTTGTCGCTGTCATTTTCACCTGGCACCTGGCACTCCATGTGTGCCACCTGGCGCTCCGACAATGGGTTGGCTCAGCTCTGGGTGAACGGCAAAGCGACCATCAAGAGATTCATCCAGACTGGCGCCATCACTGGAGCACCAATCACCATCCTGGGCCAAGAGCAGGACTCCTACGGCGGGGGTTTTGATGCAACTCAATCCTTCATTGGTATGATTTCCAAAGTCCACATGTGGAACTACGTCCTGACGGCCACTGACATCAAGCGCTACATGGACGGTCAACATATCACTCCGGGCAATGTGTTCAACTGGGGAAGCCTGGACTATGAAATCACTGGGCAGGTTTTAGTGGAGGAAGAGTCTGAAGTGATGTAA